A stretch of the Cucurbita pepo subsp. pepo cultivar mu-cu-16 chromosome LG16, ASM280686v2, whole genome shotgun sequence genome encodes the following:
- the LOC111777430 gene encoding putative gamma-glutamylcyclotransferase At3g02910, producing the protein MVAKANQTIPTTLIFTYGTLKRGFWNHTLLQDLMRTGDASFVGSYRTKESFPLVCGPYRVPFLINSPGSGYRVEGEVYAVTDRGLARTDELEGLNNGHYVRLPIDVVDANGGGVGGVVVAEAYYAHPSYAMELWRKEGKKKDGGGVINSYSEKEAKGYVKRKDRPQHLSFLDHIRIFLSSSD; encoded by the coding sequence ATGGTTGCCAAAGCCAATCAGACGATTCCGACGACCTTGATCTTCACCTATGGTACTCTGAAGCGAGGATTCTGGAACCATACGTTGTTGCAGGACCTGATGCGGACCGGAGACGCCTCTTTCGTTGGAAGTTACCGGACGAAGGAGAGCTTTCCGCTCGTTTGCGGACCGTACCGAGTGCCGTTTCTGATAAACTCGCCCGGTTCTGGTTACCGAGTTGAAGGCGAGGTTTATGCGGTGACGGATAGAGGACTCGCGCGAACCGATGAACTGGAAGGTTTGAATAACGGCCACTACGTCCGCCTGCCAATCGACGTTGTGGATGCGAACGGCGGCGGCGTCGGCGGCGTGGTTGTGGCGGAGGCGTATTATGCGCATCCGAGTTACGCGATGGAGTTGTGGAGGAAggaggggaagaagaaggacgGCGGCGGAGTGATTAATTCGTACTCGGAGAAAGAGGCGAAAGGCTATGTGAAGCGCAAAGATAGGCCTCAACATCTCTCATTCCTTGATCATATTCgtatatttctttcttcatctgATTAg
- the LOC111777191 gene encoding uncharacterized protein LOC111777191 — protein MAACFAPSLSVSGGLIKASDLSSKSISFGQTPKLAIQRKCSRTNHKLSVRAEYNDGGRSGGGEFVAGFLLGGAVFGTLAYIFAPQIRRSILNEDEYGFRRARRPIYYDDGLEKTRQTLNEKIGQLNSAIDNVSSRLRGGNKTPAVPVEADPEIEATM, from the exons ATGGCCGCCTGCTTTGCTCCGTCGCTCTCTGTATCTG GGGGATTGATCAAGGCCTCAGATCTCTCCTCAAAGTCCATTTCCTTTGGTCAAACTCCAAAACTCGCCATCCAGAGGAAGTGCTCGAGAACCAACCACAAGTTATCAGTCCGTGCTGAGTACAA TGATGGTGGTAGAAGTGGAGGTGGGGAGTTTGTAGCTGGTTTTCTTCTTGGGGGTGCTGTATTTGGAACTTTAGCTTACATTTTTGCTCCGCAG ATCAGGAGATCTATACTAAATGAAGACGAGTATGGTTTTAGGAGGGCTAGACGTCCAATCTACTATGACGACGGTCTAGAG AAAACCAGACAGACGTTGAATGAAAAAATAGGGCAATTGAATTCTGCCATTGACAATGTATCTTCACGTCTAAGAGGTGGCAACAAGACTCCAGCTGTGCCAGTTGAAGCGGATCCGGAGATAGAAGCTACCATGTAA
- the LOC111777192 gene encoding uncharacterized protein LOC111777192 isoform X2 yields MVSPQSSKNFTNCSMNQTVHMRGESGTCNVCSAPCSSCMHLKRAHTVSKTEEFSDETSHVNVTSQYSSNDADAISSVKNRACESSLHANSETSNLLSVNSSHDSFSENADSMATIRSSDAANFSVDIDMRKKLYSGIVSEGHIATESSIQTISEKHESIKGVEGHDDSISCISGSSNANIAIGSHQNIMDNKNLSCGSASVGSLCREGSDKVVFSETPASKEVQNSSKEAHTLHSLCPSDKPLSGTGFEQNPPACVKGEPLESSSVHNDTLTREVVNAPPPGEKSVTNTCNKIGHDFKISSQNLLKSEEEIHVDKSEPRDGDVKNQHEDDQDENSKNLSGSSDVKEPHLQSASGSESDESDIVEHDVKVCDICGDAGREDLLAICSRCTDGAEHTYCMREMLDEVPEGDWLCEECKSAEENENQKQDVEGKGCISNKKKDEGRRSNIISPSTHVSDAEGKRVSRDCSSVRNFGKKNVENVDVSVAAKRQVLENNKGSTKASSPGRSIGLSRDSSSKSLDKGKLMFSQQKCLGDQGSNDGSEMARSPSVSSRLQTLKGTLLKSNSFSILNSKPKVKLVDEFIPQKLRGTRENTSLEVKDGPSRALGKSQSFKTSNSGRASMSEARVKMLPSKFPHVQDPKGVKQGKDRNILDRKNPSKVTSSAVSTSKVDQKHSLRGETNLVSSPSNNRDQKVIQSDGISSTHPKLRSSLVHKGVDNPLSPVRALSSNGLCSSSTEQKINHVSPREEPTVERPSYNDTGRSREMTGQDEKNRESSANLSKPAIATSPRSGSCLKCKGTEHATESCASGSPYGADSSIISSREETCEENKLKAAIQAALLRRPEICKKRKFSEQSDEVSSPSTVSNSDIVHLDQFPFSNKIKNELSSERAYEGKTIISSSATNFHKQPAASSSKPHVMPHLDAPVPSNFEDTDSTAIPVEKVRMKDLFGRSATTSLLLKMSVIPEYEYIWQGGFELHRGGKLPDFCDGIQAHLSTCASPKVVEVANRLPQIISLKEVPRLSTWPSQFHDCGVKEDNIALYFFAQDIHSYERNYKSLLDHMIKNDLALEGNLGGVELLIFSSNQLPENSQRWNMLFFLWGVFRGKKVNCSDALKTSNICSKEAVPLDKSFPDIIATKSDDVCLAKCVDVKIFACDVPKFGNASSSADQTSDTTSTDCRKCESSFHQTQLNSLENSGRKDDQFELKASSMLATSMEYCQGSASSAPMKESDRSETIEGEQFEPTIQVKEIVGVNDNKNVKLDFSATEDMPPFIKTIDDMKKTSAGEKIVDRLVCEGEKVILRTAEGSSDSEGISKRDLNSEAIHCLEFDHRKREQMDILPAALVSISSKKRTSRDEEVDCIVLDEENVSKKMRTGFGNSYENSYSSGGINSQSDAYVSPRNDIGPTFLFQKKGGNIVCDVNVIPEDFETAEKHFFPVVDSHQQLEDHHLALPAKNENQYHDTVPNLELALGADTKLRKKSMIPFFMDLVDEKRSHSESSEKVIDGEEEDDSTSLTLSLSLHSQRSNNRQKLFRKQNSFYPIGGM; encoded by the exons ATG GTATCACCTCAGTCAAGTAAAAATTTTACCAACTGCTCCATGAATCAGACAGTTCATATGAGAGGCGAGTCTGGAACTTGTAACGTGTGCTCTGCTCCTTGTTCATCTTGTATGCATCTTAAACGAGCTCATACAGTTTCAAAAACTGAAGAATTTTCTGATGAAACCAGTCATGTAAATGTTACTAGTCAGTATTCTTCTAATGATGCTGATGCTATATCCTCCGTAAAGAATAGAGCATGTGAAAGTTCACTACATGCCAATAGTGAGACAAGTAATCTACTTAGCGTTAACTCTAGTCACGATTCCTTTTCTGAAAATGCTGATAGTATGGCAACAATAAGGTCATCTGATGCGGCGAATTTTTCAGTAGACATTGACATgcgtaaaaaattatatagtGGAATAGTTTCAGAGGGACATATTGCTACTGAGTCATCCATACAAACCATTTCAGAGAAGCATGAGAGTATCAAGGGTGTAGAGGGCCATGATGACAGCATTTCATGCATTAGTGGTTCTAGCAATGCAAATATTGCAATTGGTTCTCACCAGAACATCATGGACAACAAAAATCTATCATGTGGCTCTGCTTCAGTGGGTAGTTTATGTCGAGAAGGATCTGATAAGGTAGTTTTTTCAGAGACTCCTGCTTCTAAAGAGGTTCAAAACAGCTCAAAGGAAGCACATACTCTTCACTCTCTTTGTCCAAGTGATAAGCCATTATCTGGAACGGGTTTTGAACAGAACCCACCTGCTTGTGTGAAGGGAGAGCCATTAGAATCATCTTCGGTACACAATGACACTTTGACTAGGGAAGTAGTTAATGCTCCACCTCCTGGGGAGAAATCTGTTACCAATACATGCAACAAAATTGGTCACGATTTCAagatttcttcacaaaatttactGAAGTCAGAAGAAGAGATCCATGTTGATAAAAGTGAGCCACGTGATGGAGATGTGAAAAATCAGCATGAAGACGATCAAGATGAAAATTCCAAGAACTTGTCTGGGTCATCTGATGTGAAGGAGCCCCATTTGCAATCTGCATCTGGATCTGAGAGCGATGAATCGGATATTGTGGAGCATGAT GTCAAAGTTTGTGATATTTGTGGCGATGCTGGTCGTGAGGATTTGCTTGCTATATGTAGTAGGTGCACTGATGGTGCAGAACACAC CTATTGCATGCGAGAGATGCTTGATGAAGTCCCTGAAGGTGACTGGCTGTGTGAGGAATGCAAATCAgcggaagaaaatgaaaaccagAAGCAAG ATGTTGAAGGGAAAGGTTGCatttccaataaaaaaaaagatgaagggAGAAGGTCAAATATCATTAGTCCAAGTACCCATGTTTCTG ATGCTGAGGGAAAAAGAGTAAGCAGAGACTGCTCAAGTGTGAGAAATTTTGGCAAGAAGAATGTGGAAAATGTTGATGTTTCTGTAGCTGCAAAAAGACAGGTCCTTGAAAATAACAAAGGCTCAACAAAAGCATCCAGCCCTGGCAGGAGTATTGGGCTATCCCGTGATTCTTCATCAAAGAGCTTAGATAAAGGGAAGTTGATGTTTTCTCAACAGAAGTGTTTGGGTGATCAAGGCAGTAATGATGGTTCAGAAATGGCACGCTCACCATCTGTTAGTTCAAGACTTCAGACACTCAAGG GTACTCTTTTAAAGTCTAATTCATTCAGCATCTTAAATTCGAAACCCAAGGTCAAACTTGTAGATGAGTTTATACCTCAAAAGCTGAGGGGGACTAGAGAAAATACCTCCCTTGAAGTCAAGGATGGGCCTTCCAGAGCTTTAGGAAAATCCCAATCattcaaaacttcaaattctGGCCGTGCAAGCATGAGTGAAGCAAGAGTTAAAATGCTACCATCTAAGTTTCCTCATGTCCAGGATCCAAAGGGTGTAAAACAAGGGAAGGACAGGAACATTTTAGATAGGAAAAATCCATCGAAAGTAACAAGTTCTGCAGTTTCAACATCTAAGGTTGATCAAAAGCATTCATTGCGTGGTGAAACCAATTTGGTATCATCTCCAAGCAACAATCGAGATCAAAAAGTTATACAATCTGATGGAATCTCAAGTACTCACCCCAAATTGAGAAGCAGTCTAGTTCACAAGGGTGTAGATAATCCACTCAGTCCAG TTAGAGCTTTATCCTCCAATGGACTATGCAGTTCTTCTACTGAACAAAAGATAAATCATGTTAGCCCCAGGGAAGAACCAACTGTTGAGAGGCCATCTTATAATGATACTGGAAGGTCACGGGAAATGACAGGACAAGATGAGAAAAATAGGGAGAGTTCTGCAAATCTATCGAAGCCTGCCATTGCTACTAGTCCAAGAAGTGGTAGCTGTCTGAAATGTAAAGGAACTGAACATGCTACAGAATCTTGTGCTAGTGGTAGTCCTTATGGTGCCGATAGCAGTATAATTAGCTCTAGAGAGGAGACGTGTGAGGAGAACAAGTTGAAAGCCGCAATTCAAGCAGCATTGCTTAGAAGGCCTGAAATAtgcaaaaagagaaaatttagTGAACAATCTGACGAGGTTTCCTCACCAAGCACAGTCTCAAATAGTGATATCGTGCATCTAGatcaatttccattttcaaacaaGATAAAAAATGAGCTTTCATCTGAAAGGGCATATGAAGGGAAGACAATTATCAGTAGTTCTGCTACTAACTTTCACAAGCAACCAGCTGCAAGTAGTTCAAAGCCACATGTCATGCCGCATCTCGATGCTCCTgttccttcaaattttgaggatACAGATTCAACTGCCATTCCTGTTGAAAAGGTTAGGATGAAAGATTTGTTTGGTCGTAGTGCAACAACCTCACTTCTCCTGAAGATGTCAGTGATTCCGGAGTATGAATATATATGGCA GGGTGGTTTTGAGTTGCATAGAGGCGGAAAACTTCCAGATTTCTGTGATGGAATTCAGGCTCATCTGTCAACTTGTGCGTCACCCAAAGTTGTTGAAGTGGCAAACAGACTTCCAcaaattatttctttgaaGGAAGTACCTCGCTTGAGCACATGGCCATCCCAGTTCCATGACTGTGGTgttaaagaagataatattgCTCTTTACTTTTTTGCACAAGATATTCACAG TTACGAGAGAAACTACAAAAGCTTATTGGATCATATGATCAAGAATGATTTAGCACTCGAAGGCAACCTTGGTGGTGTCGAGCTCTTGATATTCTCTTCAAATCAGCTCCCTGAAAATTCACAAc GTTGgaatatgttgttttttcTATGGGGTGTGTTTAGGGGAAAGAAGGTGAATTGTTCAGATGCATTGAAGACTTCAAATATTTGTAGCAAAGAAGCTGTGCCTTTAGACAAGAGCTTTCCGGATATCATAGCAACAAAGTCTGATGATGTCTGTTTGGCCAAGTGTGTAGATGTAAAGATATTTGCTTGTGATGTTCCCAAATTTGGTAATGCATCCAGTTCGGCAGACCAAACTTCTGACACAACTAGCACCGATTGTCGCAAATGTGAATCTTCTTTTCACCAGACACAACTGAATTCCCTAGAAAATTCAGGCCGTAAGGATGATCAGTTTGAACTCAAAGCATCGTCAATGTTAGCTACAAGCATGGAATATTGTCAAGGATCGGCTAGCTCTGCTCCCATG AAGGAATCTGATCGTTCAGAGACCATAGAAGGGGAGCAATTTGAACCGACCATTCAAGTTAAAGAAATTGTAGGTGTTAATGATAATAAGAATGTGAAGCTGGACTTCAGTGCAACAGAAGATATGCCGCCGTTCATTAAGACCATTGATGACATGAAAAAAACTAGTGCAGGTGAGAAAATTGTAGATAGATTGGTTTGTGAAGGAGAGAAAGTTATACTCCGGACAGCAGAAGGGAGTTCAGACTCTGAAGGTATTTCAAAAAGAGATTTAAATTCCGAAGCAATCCATTGTCTGGAGTTCGATCACAGAAAGCGAGAACAGATGGATATCTTACCGGCAGCTCTAGTCTCTATTAGTTCTAAGAAACGTACTTCTCGGGATGAGGAGGTGGACTGTATAGTGCTGGATGAAGAGAATGTCAGCAAAAAGATGAGGACAGGCTTTGGTAACTCATATGAAAATAGTTATAGTTCAGGTGGTATAAATTCACAATCTGATGCTTATGTCTCACCGCGTAATGATATCGGTCCCACGTTTTTATTTCAGAAAAAGGGAGGTAATATAGTATGTGATGTGAATGTTATTCCAGAAGATTTTGAAACTGCTGAAAAGCACTTCTTTCCTGTTGTTGATTCACATCAACAACTAGAGGATCACCACTTAGCACTTCCAGCCAAAAATGAGAACCAATATCACGATACGGTGCCAAATCTCGAGCTTGCGTTGGGGGCGGATACTAAGCTACGAAAAAAGAGTATGATTCCTTTTTTTATGGATTTAGTGGATGAGAAACGTAGCCATAGTGAGTCCTCAGAAAAGGTGATAGATGGTGAAGAGGAAGATGACTCTACATCCctaacattgtctttgtctcTCCATTCCCAGAGAAGCAACAATCGGCAAAAACTGTTCCGAAAACAAAACAGCTTCTACCCGATCGGTGGTATGTGA
- the LOC111777192 gene encoding uncharacterized protein LOC111777192 isoform X1, with protein sequence MAARRRERVVDGLYDDAEALSESKITPVLRGSYRTQGPIDETDDDIQGNMVSPQSSKNFTNCSMNQTVHMRGESGTCNVCSAPCSSCMHLKRAHTVSKTEEFSDETSHVNVTSQYSSNDADAISSVKNRACESSLHANSETSNLLSVNSSHDSFSENADSMATIRSSDAANFSVDIDMRKKLYSGIVSEGHIATESSIQTISEKHESIKGVEGHDDSISCISGSSNANIAIGSHQNIMDNKNLSCGSASVGSLCREGSDKVVFSETPASKEVQNSSKEAHTLHSLCPSDKPLSGTGFEQNPPACVKGEPLESSSVHNDTLTREVVNAPPPGEKSVTNTCNKIGHDFKISSQNLLKSEEEIHVDKSEPRDGDVKNQHEDDQDENSKNLSGSSDVKEPHLQSASGSESDESDIVEHDVKVCDICGDAGREDLLAICSRCTDGAEHTYCMREMLDEVPEGDWLCEECKSAEENENQKQDVEGKGCISNKKKDEGRRSNIISPSTHVSDAEGKRVSRDCSSVRNFGKKNVENVDVSVAAKRQVLENNKGSTKASSPGRSIGLSRDSSSKSLDKGKLMFSQQKCLGDQGSNDGSEMARSPSVSSRLQTLKGTLLKSNSFSILNSKPKVKLVDEFIPQKLRGTRENTSLEVKDGPSRALGKSQSFKTSNSGRASMSEARVKMLPSKFPHVQDPKGVKQGKDRNILDRKNPSKVTSSAVSTSKVDQKHSLRGETNLVSSPSNNRDQKVIQSDGISSTHPKLRSSLVHKGVDNPLSPVRALSSNGLCSSSTEQKINHVSPREEPTVERPSYNDTGRSREMTGQDEKNRESSANLSKPAIATSPRSGSCLKCKGTEHATESCASGSPYGADSSIISSREETCEENKLKAAIQAALLRRPEICKKRKFSEQSDEVSSPSTVSNSDIVHLDQFPFSNKIKNELSSERAYEGKTIISSSATNFHKQPAASSSKPHVMPHLDAPVPSNFEDTDSTAIPVEKVRMKDLFGRSATTSLLLKMSVIPEYEYIWQGGFELHRGGKLPDFCDGIQAHLSTCASPKVVEVANRLPQIISLKEVPRLSTWPSQFHDCGVKEDNIALYFFAQDIHSYERNYKSLLDHMIKNDLALEGNLGGVELLIFSSNQLPENSQRWNMLFFLWGVFRGKKVNCSDALKTSNICSKEAVPLDKSFPDIIATKSDDVCLAKCVDVKIFACDVPKFGNASSSADQTSDTTSTDCRKCESSFHQTQLNSLENSGRKDDQFELKASSMLATSMEYCQGSASSAPMKESDRSETIEGEQFEPTIQVKEIVGVNDNKNVKLDFSATEDMPPFIKTIDDMKKTSAGEKIVDRLVCEGEKVILRTAEGSSDSEGISKRDLNSEAIHCLEFDHRKREQMDILPAALVSISSKKRTSRDEEVDCIVLDEENVSKKMRTGFGNSYENSYSSGGINSQSDAYVSPRNDIGPTFLFQKKGGNIVCDVNVIPEDFETAEKHFFPVVDSHQQLEDHHLALPAKNENQYHDTVPNLELALGADTKLRKKSMIPFFMDLVDEKRSHSESSEKVIDGEEEDDSTSLTLSLSLHSQRSNNRQKLFRKQNSFYPIGGM encoded by the exons ATGGCGGCGAGGAGGAGGGAACGGGTTGTGGACGGACTTTATGATGATGCGGAGGCGCTTTCCGAGTCCAAG ATCACACCAGTTCTAAGAGGGAGTTATCGTACACAAGGGCCTATTGATGAGACTGACGATGACATTCAGGGGAATATG GTATCACCTCAGTCAAGTAAAAATTTTACCAACTGCTCCATGAATCAGACAGTTCATATGAGAGGCGAGTCTGGAACTTGTAACGTGTGCTCTGCTCCTTGTTCATCTTGTATGCATCTTAAACGAGCTCATACAGTTTCAAAAACTGAAGAATTTTCTGATGAAACCAGTCATGTAAATGTTACTAGTCAGTATTCTTCTAATGATGCTGATGCTATATCCTCCGTAAAGAATAGAGCATGTGAAAGTTCACTACATGCCAATAGTGAGACAAGTAATCTACTTAGCGTTAACTCTAGTCACGATTCCTTTTCTGAAAATGCTGATAGTATGGCAACAATAAGGTCATCTGATGCGGCGAATTTTTCAGTAGACATTGACATgcgtaaaaaattatatagtGGAATAGTTTCAGAGGGACATATTGCTACTGAGTCATCCATACAAACCATTTCAGAGAAGCATGAGAGTATCAAGGGTGTAGAGGGCCATGATGACAGCATTTCATGCATTAGTGGTTCTAGCAATGCAAATATTGCAATTGGTTCTCACCAGAACATCATGGACAACAAAAATCTATCATGTGGCTCTGCTTCAGTGGGTAGTTTATGTCGAGAAGGATCTGATAAGGTAGTTTTTTCAGAGACTCCTGCTTCTAAAGAGGTTCAAAACAGCTCAAAGGAAGCACATACTCTTCACTCTCTTTGTCCAAGTGATAAGCCATTATCTGGAACGGGTTTTGAACAGAACCCACCTGCTTGTGTGAAGGGAGAGCCATTAGAATCATCTTCGGTACACAATGACACTTTGACTAGGGAAGTAGTTAATGCTCCACCTCCTGGGGAGAAATCTGTTACCAATACATGCAACAAAATTGGTCACGATTTCAagatttcttcacaaaatttactGAAGTCAGAAGAAGAGATCCATGTTGATAAAAGTGAGCCACGTGATGGAGATGTGAAAAATCAGCATGAAGACGATCAAGATGAAAATTCCAAGAACTTGTCTGGGTCATCTGATGTGAAGGAGCCCCATTTGCAATCTGCATCTGGATCTGAGAGCGATGAATCGGATATTGTGGAGCATGAT GTCAAAGTTTGTGATATTTGTGGCGATGCTGGTCGTGAGGATTTGCTTGCTATATGTAGTAGGTGCACTGATGGTGCAGAACACAC CTATTGCATGCGAGAGATGCTTGATGAAGTCCCTGAAGGTGACTGGCTGTGTGAGGAATGCAAATCAgcggaagaaaatgaaaaccagAAGCAAG ATGTTGAAGGGAAAGGTTGCatttccaataaaaaaaaagatgaagggAGAAGGTCAAATATCATTAGTCCAAGTACCCATGTTTCTG ATGCTGAGGGAAAAAGAGTAAGCAGAGACTGCTCAAGTGTGAGAAATTTTGGCAAGAAGAATGTGGAAAATGTTGATGTTTCTGTAGCTGCAAAAAGACAGGTCCTTGAAAATAACAAAGGCTCAACAAAAGCATCCAGCCCTGGCAGGAGTATTGGGCTATCCCGTGATTCTTCATCAAAGAGCTTAGATAAAGGGAAGTTGATGTTTTCTCAACAGAAGTGTTTGGGTGATCAAGGCAGTAATGATGGTTCAGAAATGGCACGCTCACCATCTGTTAGTTCAAGACTTCAGACACTCAAGG GTACTCTTTTAAAGTCTAATTCATTCAGCATCTTAAATTCGAAACCCAAGGTCAAACTTGTAGATGAGTTTATACCTCAAAAGCTGAGGGGGACTAGAGAAAATACCTCCCTTGAAGTCAAGGATGGGCCTTCCAGAGCTTTAGGAAAATCCCAATCattcaaaacttcaaattctGGCCGTGCAAGCATGAGTGAAGCAAGAGTTAAAATGCTACCATCTAAGTTTCCTCATGTCCAGGATCCAAAGGGTGTAAAACAAGGGAAGGACAGGAACATTTTAGATAGGAAAAATCCATCGAAAGTAACAAGTTCTGCAGTTTCAACATCTAAGGTTGATCAAAAGCATTCATTGCGTGGTGAAACCAATTTGGTATCATCTCCAAGCAACAATCGAGATCAAAAAGTTATACAATCTGATGGAATCTCAAGTACTCACCCCAAATTGAGAAGCAGTCTAGTTCACAAGGGTGTAGATAATCCACTCAGTCCAG TTAGAGCTTTATCCTCCAATGGACTATGCAGTTCTTCTACTGAACAAAAGATAAATCATGTTAGCCCCAGGGAAGAACCAACTGTTGAGAGGCCATCTTATAATGATACTGGAAGGTCACGGGAAATGACAGGACAAGATGAGAAAAATAGGGAGAGTTCTGCAAATCTATCGAAGCCTGCCATTGCTACTAGTCCAAGAAGTGGTAGCTGTCTGAAATGTAAAGGAACTGAACATGCTACAGAATCTTGTGCTAGTGGTAGTCCTTATGGTGCCGATAGCAGTATAATTAGCTCTAGAGAGGAGACGTGTGAGGAGAACAAGTTGAAAGCCGCAATTCAAGCAGCATTGCTTAGAAGGCCTGAAATAtgcaaaaagagaaaatttagTGAACAATCTGACGAGGTTTCCTCACCAAGCACAGTCTCAAATAGTGATATCGTGCATCTAGatcaatttccattttcaaacaaGATAAAAAATGAGCTTTCATCTGAAAGGGCATATGAAGGGAAGACAATTATCAGTAGTTCTGCTACTAACTTTCACAAGCAACCAGCTGCAAGTAGTTCAAAGCCACATGTCATGCCGCATCTCGATGCTCCTgttccttcaaattttgaggatACAGATTCAACTGCCATTCCTGTTGAAAAGGTTAGGATGAAAGATTTGTTTGGTCGTAGTGCAACAACCTCACTTCTCCTGAAGATGTCAGTGATTCCGGAGTATGAATATATATGGCA GGGTGGTTTTGAGTTGCATAGAGGCGGAAAACTTCCAGATTTCTGTGATGGAATTCAGGCTCATCTGTCAACTTGTGCGTCACCCAAAGTTGTTGAAGTGGCAAACAGACTTCCAcaaattatttctttgaaGGAAGTACCTCGCTTGAGCACATGGCCATCCCAGTTCCATGACTGTGGTgttaaagaagataatattgCTCTTTACTTTTTTGCACAAGATATTCACAG TTACGAGAGAAACTACAAAAGCTTATTGGATCATATGATCAAGAATGATTTAGCACTCGAAGGCAACCTTGGTGGTGTCGAGCTCTTGATATTCTCTTCAAATCAGCTCCCTGAAAATTCACAAc GTTGgaatatgttgttttttcTATGGGGTGTGTTTAGGGGAAAGAAGGTGAATTGTTCAGATGCATTGAAGACTTCAAATATTTGTAGCAAAGAAGCTGTGCCTTTAGACAAGAGCTTTCCGGATATCATAGCAACAAAGTCTGATGATGTCTGTTTGGCCAAGTGTGTAGATGTAAAGATATTTGCTTGTGATGTTCCCAAATTTGGTAATGCATCCAGTTCGGCAGACCAAACTTCTGACACAACTAGCACCGATTGTCGCAAATGTGAATCTTCTTTTCACCAGACACAACTGAATTCCCTAGAAAATTCAGGCCGTAAGGATGATCAGTTTGAACTCAAAGCATCGTCAATGTTAGCTACAAGCATGGAATATTGTCAAGGATCGGCTAGCTCTGCTCCCATG AAGGAATCTGATCGTTCAGAGACCATAGAAGGGGAGCAATTTGAACCGACCATTCAAGTTAAAGAAATTGTAGGTGTTAATGATAATAAGAATGTGAAGCTGGACTTCAGTGCAACAGAAGATATGCCGCCGTTCATTAAGACCATTGATGACATGAAAAAAACTAGTGCAGGTGAGAAAATTGTAGATAGATTGGTTTGTGAAGGAGAGAAAGTTATACTCCGGACAGCAGAAGGGAGTTCAGACTCTGAAGGTATTTCAAAAAGAGATTTAAATTCCGAAGCAATCCATTGTCTGGAGTTCGATCACAGAAAGCGAGAACAGATGGATATCTTACCGGCAGCTCTAGTCTCTATTAGTTCTAAGAAACGTACTTCTCGGGATGAGGAGGTGGACTGTATAGTGCTGGATGAAGAGAATGTCAGCAAAAAGATGAGGACAGGCTTTGGTAACTCATATGAAAATAGTTATAGTTCAGGTGGTATAAATTCACAATCTGATGCTTATGTCTCACCGCGTAATGATATCGGTCCCACGTTTTTATTTCAGAAAAAGGGAGGTAATATAGTATGTGATGTGAATGTTATTCCAGAAGATTTTGAAACTGCTGAAAAGCACTTCTTTCCTGTTGTTGATTCACATCAACAACTAGAGGATCACCACTTAGCACTTCCAGCCAAAAATGAGAACCAATATCACGATACGGTGCCAAATCTCGAGCTTGCGTTGGGGGCGGATACTAAGCTACGAAAAAAGAGTATGATTCCTTTTTTTATGGATTTAGTGGATGAGAAACGTAGCCATAGTGAGTCCTCAGAAAAGGTGATAGATGGTGAAGAGGAAGATGACTCTACATCCctaacattgtctttgtctcTCCATTCCCAGAGAAGCAACAATCGGCAAAAACTGTTCCGAAAACAAAACAGCTTCTACCCGATCGGTGGTATGTGA